The following is a genomic window from Oncorhynchus masou masou isolate Uvic2021 chromosome 6, UVic_Omas_1.1, whole genome shotgun sequence.
TTGTCTCCGGTCTGGTTGGCTTGTTTATCTGTTTATCTGAACGATGTAGTGGTTTATGCAGATACTTGGGAGGAGCATGTGTCTCGTATTGAAGCCTTGTTTGAACACCTGGCTGCAGATTGATAGTGAGGCAATCTGGCGAAATGTGAGTTTGCTCAGGCGACCGTTGTGTACCTTGGTAAGGTGGTTGGGCAGGGTGAAGTGCGTCGGGCTACAGTGGTAGCTATTGATGCTTTTCCACCGCCAACTACTAAATAGGAACTAATGCGTTTCTTGGGAATGATTGGTTATTACCGTAGTTTCTGTGGGAAATTCTCTACCGTAGACGCTCCtctgactgattggctgaaagctaaggctgattggctgaaagctaaggctgattggctgaaagctaaggcggattggctgaaagctaaggcggattggctgaaagctaaggctgattggctgaaagctaaggctgattggctgaaagctaaggctgattggctgaaagctaaggcggattggctgaaagctaaggcggattggctgaaagctaaggctgattggctgaaagctaaggctgattggctgaaagctaaggctgattggctgaaagctaaggctgattggctgaaagctaaggcggattggctgaaagctaaggtggattggctgaaagctaaggcggattggctgaaagctaaggctgattggctgaaagctaaggcggattggctgaaagctaaggcggattggctgaaagctaaggctgattggctgaaagctaaggctgattggctgaaagctaaggcggattggctgaaagctaaggctgattggctgaaagctaaggctgattggctgaaagctaaggcggtttatttcacatttatttaaccaggtaggacagtttagaacaagttatcatttacaactgcgacctggccaagataaagcaaaacagtgtgacaaaaacaacaacacagttacacataaacacatgtccagtcaataacacaatagaaaaatcctATGTAGAGTGTCACGGCCCCTCCTCTGCAGtgcaagggaatagggtgctaagtagtgcactatatagggaatagggtgcttagtagtgcactatatagtgtcACGGACCCTCCTCTGCAGTGCAGGGGCGgttcctcctgcaggcagaggagggtcGTTAGTGATTGGAGTCACCTGGGCTCAGGGTATTTAAACTGCTTCActaatcacctctctctctctctgcttctccagGTATGatcctgttttgtttgttcctttgtagttttgcatagttttcactcagtcattcacacacacagattcacccATCCCTGCACTTTACATACACCCTACATTATGATACTTTCACACCTCATTCCATTTTTCTTAGTTTAAAGTTAATAGTTTTTGGTTTACAATAAAGAACCTTTTTGATTGGCCTATACCTGTTGTTCATGTTCCCTCATTTTTGCCACAGGCTATGAGCAGGCCTGTGACAACAGTgtatgcaaatgtagaagagtagaggtaggccatagaggtgaaataattacaatttagcattagcactggagtgatagatgtgcagatgatgatgtgcaagtagatatactggggtgcaaaagagcaaaagggTAAGTAACaatttggggatgaggtagttgggtgtgctatttacagattggctgtgtacaggtacagtgatcggtcagctgctctgacagctggtgcttaaagttagacaGGAAGatttggtctcctctctgtcaacAGGCTTTTGAAGATGCAAAGATGTTGCTTACCtgctagtcatgtgggggcaggtggatgctagtcacGTTGGGGCAGGTGGATGCGAGTCTGGTTGGGGCAGTGGGATAGTGTTAACAAGGGCAATAGTTGGTGTGTGGTGTTCCTGAGTCCTTGGTGGTCattcgtttttttttttggggggggggggtgaccctcccactctgtctgcccgAATTCTTACTCTTTGCGCTTGTTTTTCATAATAGGATGTCAGTGGGCGGAGCCGGGAGTATCGTCAGCCAAATGGGACACACCTAGGCGTGGGGGTGTGTCCCGGGGATAAATACACCCTTCCCCCATTCTgtgaggagactctccatgcagacacactgttGTTGGTTGTGGCATTTTGTGGCTTGATTGTTTTGGCACCTCTCAACACACCTCATTATCACCATCTATGCACgcaaccactcacttacactactgactacacacaccattgtcAAGGTTATATAGTTACTAAATATATTTATTACTTGATCTCTGTCTCCCTTTTTGTTATAGGCTATGTGAccgaagcacagaatcgtctagaatgtcattgtgtgctgtagagctaagatttcccttcactggaactaaggggcctgaaccatgaataAAAGCCCCAGACcgttattccttctccaccaaactttacagttggcactatgcattcgtgCAGATAGCgatctcctggcatccgccaaacccagatgagtccgttggactgccagatggtgaagtgtgattcatcactccagagaacatgtttccactgctccagagtctaatgctggcgagctttacaccactccagccgatacGCTTGGGGATCTTAGGCTGGTGCTCAAGCTCGCgccgaacagttcttgtgctgactttgcttccggaggcagtttggaacttggtagtgagtgttgcaaccaaggacagatcaTTTTGACGCTCTtcgcgcttcagcacttggcagtcctgttctgtgagcttgtggagcctaccactttgcggctgagccatggTTACTCATAgacatttccatttcacaataacagcacttatagttgaccgagccagctctagcaggacagaaatttgatgaactgacttgttggaaaggtggcatcctatgactgttcTACTGCGAAATGGAGATCTCATGACTTTGTGTTCTTATTTAGATTTCACTTTATAGTGATTTACTTTATTTACTTATTCTAGTTCTTTACGTTAGACTGTGGAATAACATTTTTTTCTAGCTTtattaaaatatatttcaaaacAACCTTTTAGATGTTTTACCTCACTTGAAAGTTCTAAATATGTAAAATATCAACGTAACATAAGGCAGTAGGTAACCTTTTTCGATTACGGTTCCACCAACTGAAGTTGGCTGTTACGGTTCCACCAACTGAAGTTGGCTGTTACGGTTCCACCAACTGAAGTTGGCTGTTACGGTTCCACCAACTGAAGTTGTCTGTTACGGTTCCACCAACTGATGTTGGCTGTTACGGTTCCACCAACTGATGTTGGCTGTTACGGTTCCACCAACTGAAGTTGGCTGTTACGGTTCCACCAACTGAAGTTGGCTGTTACGGTTCCACCAACTGAAGTTGGCTGTTACGGTTCCACCAACTGAAGTTGGCTGTTACGGTTCCACCAACTGATGTTGGCTGTTACGGTTCCACCAACTGAAGTTGGCTGTTACGGTTCCACCAACTGATGTTGGCTGTTACGGTTCCACCAACTGAAGTTGTCTGTTACGGTTCCACCAACTGATGTTGTCTGTTACGGTTCCACCAACTGAATTTGGCTCTGCCCGGAGTACTCCTGATGTACCCCCTCATGTACATTTTAACTAGTAACTGTGGTCTCATTAATCTTCTCAAGTACCCTCTGTGGAtcgtcctagtacccctggttgggaaccaaTGACATAAAGGCATTTCCTGTGTCCTGTATTATCAATATATCAAACTATGTTTTTTTCATCTTTATGGTTTATATTTTGAAACATTGCTTTCTGTGCCTCCCCCGACCCTCCCTTTTCAATGTCACACAGTtgaccatttgggatgcagacataaTCCAATCATACGTTTGATGAAATCATTAGCCTTATGACATTGCATTCAAATGCTGTGTGTTTTAATATACCGTATATAAATTAGCAACATCAAGACACATACACTAAAATTAATTTTCTGTCAATAATCTCAAAATAGTAGTGTAGTATCCATAAAGGTGAACAAGATGATAATCAGAGTACTAAACATATTTTAAtattaaaaaagaaagaaatgaacTATTATTCTAACCAATATGTGTGTCTGACCTATGTCCAAGTGTCCAGGTGGATGGGGCAGGTAAACATTTAGCTGCTGGAAATCCTTATCGTGGTGAAGGACTTGGGCATTTTGGACCTCCCCATCCCCACTCTCAGTTCACCTTTGCAGCTGCCTGAACTGGCTCTGTTGTTGCTGTCCCCTTGGCTCTGGATAGAGGCTGTTTCAGGCTGTGTTGACGATGCCGATGGCTCGGATTCATAGAGAACGCAGATGGAGCCGTCCTCTCCTATCCGATATGACACCTCGTATGGATCCACCCACATGGTTAGCTCACTGGGCAGAAGGGTGAAGAGCTGTTCTCTGGTCAGTCCGATGGTGCCGGCGGCTTCACCAATGACTGGGTCCATCTTGTGGTTCTCGTTGATTCTGATGCATCTATAAGCTGAGCCCCGGCAGGGAGCGTTAGGGAACCAGTGGTGTTTGTAGTGCTCTGCAAAAATAAACAACAAAGTCATgtcaggatttttttttttacctttattttactaggcaaatcagttaagaacaagttattattttcaatgacggcctaggaacagtgggttaactgcctgttcagaggcaggacgacagatttgtaccttgtcagctcgggggtttgaacttgcaaccttctggttactagtccaactaggctactctgccgtgTGATGTAGAAAAGGATTGGGCAGTCAAAACAGCCATTTTTGCTCTCTGTCCTTCatgttttgtcattgtgtgtgtgtgtttgagagagagagagagagagacttctgcTACTCAGACATCAATCACCATTGAAGATTTTAATAGCAAGAATATCAGCAGCAATTACAAAACAAAACAATCCACACAATGATTATTATGTCCTATCCTGGTGTCTATGTTTTCTGTCCTataggtagctagctaagtgaCAGTCTAATGTTCATTCATAGCCTGTAGCCCTAAACTTCTACTTGAtctgcttaaaaaaaaaaaaaaaaatgttactgACCCGTGTGATGGAATGCATACTTGTCTGGTGATTTTTATAGGCTACCCTATGCATGAACAGTCATATTCCCCATTCATTTTACCTCCCAGAGATTTCTCGAGGGAATAGCTGAAATGCTGAAGTTGCTCCTCGGATAGCAGTCCAGTTGTTTTCAGTAATCTGGAGATGAAATTCGCTGCTGTGGATACCTCAGTTTTCATTTTATATCTGTCTCATAGAGTAAACAAACGGATAACATTAGTTCACAATCAAACTACAATTACATTTATACCAAGATTGTATCGAAAATAACAACCTAGGTAATAACAATGTTATAACGACCCGACACCATCTCTCTTTGTTGCAATTATTAACATAAATGACACGAAAAGAAAAATAAAACAAACCTGGTCTACAATCAGGAAGGAAAAAAAAGTTACTGTATCGCTTCTTCTCCTTGCAAATATGACTAGGAGATTTTGAAAAGGGGGAAAATGTAGATTACGTgtggtgaaggggaggagaaaaaACAACGTATTTCAGTGTAATCTTTGGCGCTCACAACACTGCTTCTTTTTTCTGCTCAGCTGGTAAACATTCTGGAGTACCCACAAAACCCCAGGCAACCAATCCTGTCACACATCACCTATGACGTCATACAGATTTCACTCTCCTTTTTGTGTAAGTGGAGAGAATGTCGTTGAACTTTGTTCACTAAATGTTTACACATAATTATGCCAGAATGATATCACCGCAAATATCCatcaaaaaaaataaacatatggGCGAAGTATTACAATGTCTTTATTTTATGATCTGATATGTACTACTGACACAATGTGTCATGGATTTAATTAATTCACTGAGATGAAATGTTGCGTAAACAATCTATTGGGAATCAATTTTTAAaaagtctgtctctgtcccttttTTGTGTGGAGATTTTTTGTCTGCTCCGAGAAAGAAGGATAAGATAAGaacgagagaaagatagagagatggCAAAACTCGGCGTTGTTATTTTTGTCCCTTTTGGCGATCCATACAGTTTTTATCACGGAGCGCTTTCTAGACCAATAGGATCGCTGTTTATGTTGAGGTCGTGAATAAGCAGCGTTGTGATTAGCTCATTCTGTAAAACGTTTGAAAGATGGTTTGATAGCTTGCTAACTGAGTTCGCCTGCAGTTATTTTTTGTGaactttgtattttattttttaggaATGCCTTCTAAATTGTGAGACGTGCGACAAATAACTAGCCAGAGGCTTGCTTTGAACTGCAATACCGGAGAGGTTCAGGTTGAATGGTTGAGTTTCCTGACCCACATTGACTGGCGCAAGTTAGCTTGCCAaagttcgctagctagctaaaaagTTTCTACTTGGCTATCCAAGCTGCACGTTTTCTAGTAATTTTAGTGGCAAAAAAAGTAGTCGGACCCCTGGCCCGGTAACATGGCGTACCCACCCCGCAAGCGCCTCAAGGTGGTGAGCCCTGCGGCTCCATGTAACGACCCCTTCGGAGGTGACGATGATTTTACCCAGGATGATCTGGAAGAGATTGATATTATAGCATCTCAGGCCGTCAACGGAGATCTAGCAGGACCAGGGCCAAGCTCCAAAGGGACGGGGATGGGACCCATTGGTCCTCGACCAGGGGAGTCGTTGAAGCCGTATTCGGGGAGCAGACAACAACCCTCTGGTCTGGCTAGGAGTAACTccatgagaggcagagagatccCCGAGTTACCATGTAAAGACACTTTCGGTAAGACTTCTGAAATAAATGTACTGTCTGTGGCCTGAAGCACTTAACTATGCCTGACAGAATATATATTGGCCTCTTGTTCTTCCATTCCTGACAGAATATACACTAACGTTACCGGTCAAAAGATTTAGAAAAACCTACACATTCAAGGCAttcccatatttatttattttacattttctacattgtagaataatagtaaagacatcaaaactatgaaataacacatatggaatcatgtagtaaccgaaatggtgttaaacaaatcaaaatagatatttaaagtagccaccctttgccttgatgacagctttgcacactcttggcattctctcaaccgccTTCATGATGTGCCTAGGGTTgcaacattttggggaatattcaaaGGTAGAAACTTTTTGTGAGAATTACCGGGACTATATGGGAATTAACgtaaatatatgcaaattaatattaatacaattgaaatgtaatgttttttgcattggagtTATTTACCATATCACGTGGAGAGGGAAACCTTTTTACCTCATCATAAGCTGACATATCATCACGTGGAGAGAGAAACCTTTTACCTCATCATAAGTTGACATAGTATCACGTGGAGAGAGAAACCTTTTTACCTCATCATAAGTTGACATATTATCACGTGGAGAGAAACCTTTTACCTCATCATAAGTTGACATATTATCACGTGGAGAGAAACCTTTTACCTCATCATAAGTTGACATGTTATCATGTGGAGAGAGAAACCTTTTTATCTCATCATAAGTTGACATATTATCAAAtcattaaatccttccaatagaacattttaaaacaatttagttacgaattgaactttaattaaatgagttgactctaaacatgggatgatttcactgaacaacaaaagggaatTTCGAAGgttccccaatgatccatcgcttCTCCCATtaatgttttcaacatacatctgtaaaattatagtctagaaactaaatctttggttgtcttcctctcagtcttccatgtcttctccctggacctcctcaatgtccacctcttgaacatcagactctgaggcctcattttcactgtcactttccaaccttgttgagtaTGGCTCATTGCCAGGTTCAAAAAGACTCAtatttgcccggatggccaccaatttttcaacccttgtattggtcagcgtGTTgcgtgttttggtgtgtgtgttcccaaacaaagaccagttgcgctctgaggcggctgatgttggtgggatttggaggatgatgaaggcaacaggggaaagagcctcagatccactaagtcccttccaccaggtggctgatgagatatgttggcacgactgccatattgcatctccatcccaaagcccttgcttggaagtgtacttcgccagactgccaagaacctcgccctcatccaggccaaggtggcgagacacggtagtgatgacgcCATAGgtcttgttgatctctgcaccagacaggatgctcttgccggcatacttggggtccaaaaTGTACGCTACGGTGTGTTTGGGCTTCAggtagaagtcttcacgctttctgatgtatttcagaactgcagtttcctctgcttagagcaacagtgaagtgggcagggcagttcggatttcttctcttacatctgcaagcagagtctgaacatcagacaggatggcattgtctccctcaatccgtccaaatggctactgctataggtttcaggagtttcaggctgcttaccactctctcccaaaatacatcatccaggaggatcctcttgatggggctgccCATATCGGCAgtctgtgatatggccatttcttggaaagactccttcccctccaggagactgtcaaacatgataacaccaccccaacgggtgttgctgggcagcttcaatgtggtgctcttattcttctcactttgcttggtgaggtagattgctgctacaacttgatgacccttcacatacctaaccatttccttgactctcttgtagagtgtatccaatgttttcagtgccatgatgacCTTGAGgaacagattcaatgcatgagcagcacagccaatgggtgtgatgtgatggtaggactcctccacttgagaccaagcagccttcatgttcacagcattgtctgtcaccagtgcaaataccttctgtggcccaaggtcattgatgactgccttcagctcatctgcaatgtagagaccgagaccaaattagtagataaagcatgtctggttggagggatGCATGCTgagcgaagaacattcagaaatctcttccaatacacattgcctgtgaacaccagaggtgaaccagttgcatacgcagctcgagcaagacattcatcagcatttctctgactacattCTTCCATTGAGTCCAAAAatcttctgattccaggaggaccatgagctgttgctatcgataaggtgtctgattcatcattttcaccttgaatataagtagagggacttttgtcagaggtcgCTTATTGTGAGCgttgagggaactttatgcacttggccagatgattcagCATCTTtattgcattcttcacatatgatttggcacagtatttgcaaatgtacacagcttttccttctatattagctgcagtgaaatgtctccacacatcagatagtgcccatggcattttcctgtaaagaaaacacaaatacaattccatgtacagataaatagttaagcggttagattaaacaactcctttgtaagataaatgttttaaaatgaaacatgtatggaaacaggtgaattaacactcctcggttagcaggctcaagcaagctaaaaacccacatggtagcaaaaactaactcgcagaaattgttaacaagttagacattatttaaacacactttgctgtaggctactatttactagttaacaaaaaatcatgtatggcatataaaatatattcaccccacccagtattgtaatcaaaacttaccaaaAAGCATGTAgcccttggctcagacagtgtagtagtgtggactcattagcatctcattagtgtgccaGATCTTGATAATCAGCTgtacatattttattttttattttacctttatttaaccaggcaagtcagttaagaacaaattcttattttcaatgatggcctagg
Proteins encoded in this region:
- the si:dkey-42i9.4 gene encoding protein BTG1, whose protein sequence is MKTEVSTAANFISRLLKTTGLLSEEQLQHFSYSLEKSLGEHYKHHWFPNAPCRGSAYRCIRINENHKMDPVIGEAAGTIGLTREQLFTLLPSELTMWVDPYEVSYRIGEDGSICVLYESEPSASSTQPETASIQSQGDSNNRASSGSCKGELRVGMGRSKMPKSFTTIRISSS